From one Phycodurus eques isolate BA_2022a chromosome 19, UOR_Pequ_1.1, whole genome shotgun sequence genomic stretch:
- the xrcc6 gene encoding X-ray repair cross-complementing protein 6 isoform X1, protein MAEWNAYFRNEDDGVAQEEGEQPEDYKITGRNCLIFLVDASKEMFIKGEDGELSNFDMTMQVVRSVYTRKIISSPGDLVALVFYGTKQSKDPTNSFKHVYVYHSLSELGAKRVQQVDALRGEKGALLAAETMGSDKTSLCDALWCCANLYRDCKLRLGHKLLLVFTCRDQPHGGDSAKDRLARTQASDLRETGVVIELMHLMKAGGFDVSLFFRDVVTPPEDESELGLQLEPCEKLEDLQKRVRAKELSKRAMTRLNLCLGEGVSVAVGMYSIAVTARKPSTIRLYRKSNEPVRSKTRTFHTQTGSLLLPSEIKKAQVYGNKQIVMEREEVDAIKKFDDPGLFLIGFKAMEKLKVYHHIRPAVFLYPEEGKVKGSSCLFSALLTKCIERNVFALCRCISRRNYPPRFVALVPQKEEVDEGKVQTTPPGFNVINLPFADDLRNLDPPQAPCASQTQVDKMREIVHKLRFKYRSEAFENPVLQQHFRNLEALALGMMAPDDIEDLIMPKVDQIDRHLGPLVQDFKDLVYPPDYDPDTKPGAKRKAADAGGTAEKKPKVEVSEDELRAHIQKGTLGKMTVPLLKEACKQFGIRTTGTKKQDLMDALIKQLAA, encoded by the exons ATGGCAGAGTGGAACGCCTACTTCCGGAATGAGGATGACGGTGTAGCACAGGAGGAGGGAGAGCAACCAGAAG attacaaAATCACAGGGAGAAACTGTTTAATTTTCTTGGTGGATGCGTCAAAGGAAATGTTCATCAAAGGAGAGGATGGCGAGCTGTCAAATTTTGACATGACCATGCAA gtgGTACGCAGCGTGTACACCAGGAAGATCATAAGCAGTCCCGGAGACCTTGTAGCATTGGTTTTCTACGGCACCAAGCAGAGCAAAGACCCTACCAACTCTTTCAAGCATGTCTACGTGTACCACAGCCTGAGTGAACTTG GTGCAAAGCGAGTGCAGCAAGTCGACGCACTACGGGGGGAAAAGGGTGCGCTGTTGGCAGCAGAGACcatgggcagtgacaaaacatCATTGTGCGACGCACTGTGGTGCTGTGCCAATCTGTACCGGGACTGCAAGCTACGTCTGGGGCACAAACTCCTCCTCGTCTTTACCTGCAGGGATCAACCACACGGGGGCGACAGTGCCAAAGATCGACTGGCTCGCACACAAGCCAGCGACCTCAGAGAAACTG gtgTTGTCATAGAGCTAATGCACCTGATGAAAGCAGGCGGCTTCGACGTCTCCCTCTTCTTCCGTGATGTCGTAACACCACCGGAGGATGAGAGTGAACTGGGCTTGCAGCTTGAGCCTTGTGAAAAACTGGAAGACCTCCAGAAGAGGGTGCGGGCCAAGGAGCTGAGTAAGAGAGCGATGACCCG GCTCAATCTGTGTCTCGGTGAGGGCGTGAGTGTCGCCGTTGGAATGTACTCCATTGCAGTGACTGCTCGAAAACCAAGCACCATCAGGCTGTACAGGAAAAGTAACGAGCCGGTCCGCAGCAAAACCCGCACCTTCCATACTCAAACAGGAAGCCTGCTGCTGCCCAGTGAGATAAAGAAAGCCCAG GTGTATGGTAACAAGCAGATAGTGATGGAGAGAGAAGAGGTGGATGCCATCAAGAAGTTTGACGATCCCGGTTTGTTTTTGATCGGATTCAAAGCAATGGAAAAGCTCAAAGTGTACCACCATATTCGTCCCGCTGTCTTCCTCTATCCCGAGGAGGGCAAGGTGAAAG GAAGCTCCTGTCTGTTCTCAGCACTGTTGACAAAGTGCATCGAGAGGAACGTCTTTGCTCTGTGTCGCTGCATTTCCCGCAGAAATTACCCGCCTCGATTTGTTGCCTTGGTGCCTCAGAAAGAGGAGGTGGACGAGGGGAAGGTACAGACGACGCCACCAG GTTTTAATGTCATCAACCTGCCGTTTGCTGATGATTTGCGGAATCTGGATCCCCCGCAGGCTCCGTGTGCTTCACAAACGCAAGTGGACAAGATGAGGGAGATTGTACATAAGCTGCGCTTCAAGTACAG GAGTGAGGCATTTGAGAATCCTGTCCTCCAGCAACACTTCAGGAACTTGGAGGCCTTGGCTCTGGGTATGATGGCTCCAGACGACATAGAGGACCTCATCA TGCCAAAAGTGGACCAGATTGACCGCCATCTGGGTCCTCTGGTCCAGGATTTTAAAGATCTTGTCTACCCTCCAGACTATGACCCGGACACCAAACCAGGCGCCAAACGCAAAGCGG CAGATGCTGGCGGGACAGCAGAGAAGAAGCCCAAAGTGGAGGTATCAGAAGATGAGCTGAGAGCCCACATACAGAAAGGTACTCTGGGAAAGATGACTGTGCCACTGCTCAAGGAGGCCTGCAAGCAGTTTGGCATTCGGACCACTGGCACCAAGAAGCAGGACCTGATGGATGCTCTGATTAAGCAACTGGCCGCGTGA
- the xrcc6 gene encoding X-ray repair cross-complementing protein 6 isoform X2, with the protein MAEWNAYFRNEDDGVAQEEGEQPEDYKITGRNCLIFLVDASKEMFIKGEDGELSNFDMTMQVVRSVYTRKIISSPGDLVALVFYGTKQSKDPTNSFKHVYVYHSLSELGAKRVQQVDALRGEKGALLAAETMGSDKTSLCDALWCCANLYRDCKLRLGHKLLLVFTCRDQPHGGDSAKDRLARTQASDLRETGVVIELMHLMKAGGFDVSLFFRDVVTPPEDESELGLQLEPCEKLEDLQKRVRAKELSKRAMTRLNLCLGEGVSVAVGMYSIAVTARKPSTIRLYRKSNEPVRSKTRTFHTQTGSLLLPSEIKKAQVYGNKQIVMEREEVDAIKKFDDPGLFLIGFKAMEKLKVYHHIRPAVFLYPEEGKVKGSSCLFSALLTKCIERNVFALCRCISRRNYPPRFVALVPQKEEVDEGKVQTTPPGFNVINLPFADDLRNLDPPQAPCASQTQVDKMREIVHKLRFKYRSEAFENPVLQQHFRNLEALALGMMAPDDIEDLIMPKVDQIDRHLGPLVQDFKDLVYPPDYDPDTKPGAKRKADAGGTAEKKPKVEVSEDELRAHIQKGTLGKMTVPLLKEACKQFGIRTTGTKKQDLMDALIKQLAA; encoded by the exons ATGGCAGAGTGGAACGCCTACTTCCGGAATGAGGATGACGGTGTAGCACAGGAGGAGGGAGAGCAACCAGAAG attacaaAATCACAGGGAGAAACTGTTTAATTTTCTTGGTGGATGCGTCAAAGGAAATGTTCATCAAAGGAGAGGATGGCGAGCTGTCAAATTTTGACATGACCATGCAA gtgGTACGCAGCGTGTACACCAGGAAGATCATAAGCAGTCCCGGAGACCTTGTAGCATTGGTTTTCTACGGCACCAAGCAGAGCAAAGACCCTACCAACTCTTTCAAGCATGTCTACGTGTACCACAGCCTGAGTGAACTTG GTGCAAAGCGAGTGCAGCAAGTCGACGCACTACGGGGGGAAAAGGGTGCGCTGTTGGCAGCAGAGACcatgggcagtgacaaaacatCATTGTGCGACGCACTGTGGTGCTGTGCCAATCTGTACCGGGACTGCAAGCTACGTCTGGGGCACAAACTCCTCCTCGTCTTTACCTGCAGGGATCAACCACACGGGGGCGACAGTGCCAAAGATCGACTGGCTCGCACACAAGCCAGCGACCTCAGAGAAACTG gtgTTGTCATAGAGCTAATGCACCTGATGAAAGCAGGCGGCTTCGACGTCTCCCTCTTCTTCCGTGATGTCGTAACACCACCGGAGGATGAGAGTGAACTGGGCTTGCAGCTTGAGCCTTGTGAAAAACTGGAAGACCTCCAGAAGAGGGTGCGGGCCAAGGAGCTGAGTAAGAGAGCGATGACCCG GCTCAATCTGTGTCTCGGTGAGGGCGTGAGTGTCGCCGTTGGAATGTACTCCATTGCAGTGACTGCTCGAAAACCAAGCACCATCAGGCTGTACAGGAAAAGTAACGAGCCGGTCCGCAGCAAAACCCGCACCTTCCATACTCAAACAGGAAGCCTGCTGCTGCCCAGTGAGATAAAGAAAGCCCAG GTGTATGGTAACAAGCAGATAGTGATGGAGAGAGAAGAGGTGGATGCCATCAAGAAGTTTGACGATCCCGGTTTGTTTTTGATCGGATTCAAAGCAATGGAAAAGCTCAAAGTGTACCACCATATTCGTCCCGCTGTCTTCCTCTATCCCGAGGAGGGCAAGGTGAAAG GAAGCTCCTGTCTGTTCTCAGCACTGTTGACAAAGTGCATCGAGAGGAACGTCTTTGCTCTGTGTCGCTGCATTTCCCGCAGAAATTACCCGCCTCGATTTGTTGCCTTGGTGCCTCAGAAAGAGGAGGTGGACGAGGGGAAGGTACAGACGACGCCACCAG GTTTTAATGTCATCAACCTGCCGTTTGCTGATGATTTGCGGAATCTGGATCCCCCGCAGGCTCCGTGTGCTTCACAAACGCAAGTGGACAAGATGAGGGAGATTGTACATAAGCTGCGCTTCAAGTACAG GAGTGAGGCATTTGAGAATCCTGTCCTCCAGCAACACTTCAGGAACTTGGAGGCCTTGGCTCTGGGTATGATGGCTCCAGACGACATAGAGGACCTCATCA TGCCAAAAGTGGACCAGATTGACCGCCATCTGGGTCCTCTGGTCCAGGATTTTAAAGATCTTGTCTACCCTCCAGACTATGACCCGGACACCAAACCAGGCGCCAAACGCAAAGCGG ATGCTGGCGGGACAGCAGAGAAGAAGCCCAAAGTGGAGGTATCAGAAGATGAGCTGAGAGCCCACATACAGAAAGGTACTCTGGGAAAGATGACTGTGCCACTGCTCAAGGAGGCCTGCAAGCAGTTTGGCATTCGGACCACTGGCACCAAGAAGCAGGACCTGATGGATGCTCTGATTAAGCAACTGGCCGCGTGA
- the LOC133417857 gene encoding GTPase IMAP family member 4-like isoform X2, whose protein sequence is MDCKCETSNTEDAVTGWWLSGSNAQWGAFTVVGYLLYRFSQTLPALIRWPIRLFCSLTGLSALWGWVSRIVGTLRGIQSLCKWLSRIWKFIKAFSSKFHWMLPIIRSITGSSEGSLENENIRLNLSSPLKAGLRLILVGPAGGGRTSVANTLLGCSAEQPEEHLMESTKRRAIVDGRELTVVDTPDILGVSLGRITRAKEGLRSVQLVGPGPHAVLLVMQAPRSSNETHQETMQVIQAILDLFGDGIRGHVIPVLTHADRLGRRHTFERLLDTDVGGVKRLTSLCGQRPELLDTRPDRSPEEQSVTRRLLVGRVLELKGLWGHFIHELQRRDERIREELLADMTSALSRKLGHM, encoded by the exons ATGGATTGTAAATGTGAAACCAGCAACACTGAGGATGCAGTTACAG GCTGGTGGCTGAGCGGCAGCAATGCCCAGTGGGGAGCTTTCACCGTGGTGGGGTATCTTCTCTACAGATTCTCACAGA CCCTTCCTGCACTGATCCGATGGCCAATTCGTCTCTTCTGCTCTTTAACGG GTCTGTCAGCTCTTTGGGGCTGGGTGAGCCGCATTGTGGGGACCCTCCGAG GAATCCAGAGCCTGTGTAAATGGCTGTCTCGAATTTGGAAGTTTATCAAAG CATTTTCCTCCAAATTCCATTGGATGCTTCCTATCATCAGATCCATCACAG GGTCTAGTGAAGGGAGTTTGGAGAATGAGAACATTAGACTGAACCTGTCCAGTCCCTTGAAAGCAGGCCTCAGACTAATCCTCGTGGGCCCTGCTGGTGGAGGACGCACATCAGTGGCAAACACTTTGTTGGGCTGCAGTGCAGAACAACCAGAGGAACATCTCATGGAGAGCACCAAAAGAAGGGCAATAGTGGACGGTAGAGAACTTACTGTGGTCGACACCCCGGATATACTGGGTGTATCGTTGGGGAGAATAACGAGAGCCAAAGAAGGCCTGAGGAGCGTTCAGCTTGTGGGCCCCGGTCCTCACGCCGTCCTGCTGGTGATGCAGGCGCCACGCTCCAGCAACGAAACCCACCAGGAGACTATGCAAGTGATCCAAGCAATACTGGACCTGTTTGGAGATGGCATCCGAGGCCACGTTATCCCAGTGCTCACCCATGCTGACCGCCTGGGTCGACGGCACACTTTTGAGCGGCTGCTGGATACGGATGTCGGCGGTGTGAAAAGACTGACGTCTCTATGCGGTCAGAGGCCTGAGCTGCTGGACACTAGGCCAGATCGGTCCCCGGAGGAGCAGAGCGTGACGCGCAGGCTGCTGGTGGGGCGGGTCCTAGAACTGAAGGGGCTCTGGGGACATTTTATCCATGAGCTGCAGAGGAGGGATGAAAGAATCAGAGAGGAGCTGCTTGCTGACATGACCTCTGCACTGAGCAGAAAACTGGGACACATGTAG
- the LOC133417857 gene encoding GTPase IMAP family member 4-like isoform X1: MPSGELSPWWGIFSTDSHRVSHLLTHRPSCTDPMANSSLLLFNGSVSSLGLGEPHCGDPPRYNMQQYSLRIHSDSAEQQQHTRPVCYVLSIGIQSLCKWLSRIWKFIKAFSSKFHWMLPIIRSITGSSEGSLENENIRLNLSSPLKAGLRLILVGPAGGGRTSVANTLLGCSAEQPEEHLMESTKRRAIVDGRELTVVDTPDILGVSLGRITRAKEGLRSVQLVGPGPHAVLLVMQAPRSSNETHQETMQVIQAILDLFGDGIRGHVIPVLTHADRLGRRHTFERLLDTDVGGVKRLTSLCGQRPELLDTRPDRSPEEQSVTRRLLVGRVLELKGLWGHFIHELQRRDERIREELLADMTSALSRKLGHM, from the exons ATGCCCAGTGGGGAGCTTTCACCGTGGTGGGGTATCTTCTCTACAGATTCTCACAGAGTCAGTCACCTGTTGACACACCG CCCTTCCTGCACTGATCCGATGGCCAATTCGTCTCTTCTGCTCTTTAACGG GTCTGTCAGCTCTTTGGGGCTGGGTGAGCCGCATTGTGGGGACCCTCCGAGGTACAACATGCAACAATATTCCCTCAGAATACATTCAGATAGTGCCGAACAGCAACAACATACACGACCTGTCTGCTACGTTTTGTCTATAGGAATCCAGAGCCTGTGTAAATGGCTGTCTCGAATTTGGAAGTTTATCAAAG CATTTTCCTCCAAATTCCATTGGATGCTTCCTATCATCAGATCCATCACAG GGTCTAGTGAAGGGAGTTTGGAGAATGAGAACATTAGACTGAACCTGTCCAGTCCCTTGAAAGCAGGCCTCAGACTAATCCTCGTGGGCCCTGCTGGTGGAGGACGCACATCAGTGGCAAACACTTTGTTGGGCTGCAGTGCAGAACAACCAGAGGAACATCTCATGGAGAGCACCAAAAGAAGGGCAATAGTGGACGGTAGAGAACTTACTGTGGTCGACACCCCGGATATACTGGGTGTATCGTTGGGGAGAATAACGAGAGCCAAAGAAGGCCTGAGGAGCGTTCAGCTTGTGGGCCCCGGTCCTCACGCCGTCCTGCTGGTGATGCAGGCGCCACGCTCCAGCAACGAAACCCACCAGGAGACTATGCAAGTGATCCAAGCAATACTGGACCTGTTTGGAGATGGCATCCGAGGCCACGTTATCCCAGTGCTCACCCATGCTGACCGCCTGGGTCGACGGCACACTTTTGAGCGGCTGCTGGATACGGATGTCGGCGGTGTGAAAAGACTGACGTCTCTATGCGGTCAGAGGCCTGAGCTGCTGGACACTAGGCCAGATCGGTCCCCGGAGGAGCAGAGCGTGACGCGCAGGCTGCTGGTGGGGCGGGTCCTAGAACTGAAGGGGCTCTGGGGACATTTTATCCATGAGCTGCAGAGGAGGGATGAAAGAATCAGAGAGGAGCTGCTTGCTGACATGACCTCTGCACTGAGCAGAAAACTGGGACACATGTAG
- the LOC133417857 gene encoding GTPase IMAP family member 4-like isoform X3, whose product MANSSLLLFNGNMTMMPLTSVLLRSVSSLGLGEPHCGDPPRYNMQQYSLRIHSDSAEQQQHTRPVCYVLSIGIQSLCKWLSRIWKFIKAFSSKFHWMLPIIRSITGSSEGSLENENIRLNLSSPLKAGLRLILVGPAGGGRTSVANTLLGCSAEQPEEHLMESTKRRAIVDGRELTVVDTPDILGVSLGRITRAKEGLRSVQLVGPGPHAVLLVMQAPRSSNETHQETMQVIQAILDLFGDGIRGHVIPVLTHADRLGRRHTFERLLDTDVGGVKRLTSLCGQRPELLDTRPDRSPEEQSVTRRLLVGRVLELKGLWGHFIHELQRRDERIREELLADMTSALSRKLGHM is encoded by the exons ATGGCCAATTCGTCTCTTCTGCTCTTTAACGG AAATATGACCATGATGCCACTCACGTCCGTGTTGCTCAGGTCTGTCAGCTCTTTGGGGCTGGGTGAGCCGCATTGTGGGGACCCTCCGAGGTACAACATGCAACAATATTCCCTCAGAATACATTCAGATAGTGCCGAACAGCAACAACATACACGACCTGTCTGCTACGTTTTGTCTATAGGAATCCAGAGCCTGTGTAAATGGCTGTCTCGAATTTGGAAGTTTATCAAAG CATTTTCCTCCAAATTCCATTGGATGCTTCCTATCATCAGATCCATCACAG GGTCTAGTGAAGGGAGTTTGGAGAATGAGAACATTAGACTGAACCTGTCCAGTCCCTTGAAAGCAGGCCTCAGACTAATCCTCGTGGGCCCTGCTGGTGGAGGACGCACATCAGTGGCAAACACTTTGTTGGGCTGCAGTGCAGAACAACCAGAGGAACATCTCATGGAGAGCACCAAAAGAAGGGCAATAGTGGACGGTAGAGAACTTACTGTGGTCGACACCCCGGATATACTGGGTGTATCGTTGGGGAGAATAACGAGAGCCAAAGAAGGCCTGAGGAGCGTTCAGCTTGTGGGCCCCGGTCCTCACGCCGTCCTGCTGGTGATGCAGGCGCCACGCTCCAGCAACGAAACCCACCAGGAGACTATGCAAGTGATCCAAGCAATACTGGACCTGTTTGGAGATGGCATCCGAGGCCACGTTATCCCAGTGCTCACCCATGCTGACCGCCTGGGTCGACGGCACACTTTTGAGCGGCTGCTGGATACGGATGTCGGCGGTGTGAAAAGACTGACGTCTCTATGCGGTCAGAGGCCTGAGCTGCTGGACACTAGGCCAGATCGGTCCCCGGAGGAGCAGAGCGTGACGCGCAGGCTGCTGGTGGGGCGGGTCCTAGAACTGAAGGGGCTCTGGGGACATTTTATCCATGAGCTGCAGAGGAGGGATGAAAGAATCAGAGAGGAGCTGCTTGCTGACATGACCTCTGCACTGAGCAGAAAACTGGGACACATGTAG
- the LOC133417857 gene encoding GTPase IMAP family member 4-like isoform X4: protein MANSSLLLFNGSVSSLGLGEPHCGDPPRYNMQQYSLRIHSDSAEQQQHTRPVCYVLSIGIQSLCKWLSRIWKFIKAFSSKFHWMLPIIRSITGSSEGSLENENIRLNLSSPLKAGLRLILVGPAGGGRTSVANTLLGCSAEQPEEHLMESTKRRAIVDGRELTVVDTPDILGVSLGRITRAKEGLRSVQLVGPGPHAVLLVMQAPRSSNETHQETMQVIQAILDLFGDGIRGHVIPVLTHADRLGRRHTFERLLDTDVGGVKRLTSLCGQRPELLDTRPDRSPEEQSVTRRLLVGRVLELKGLWGHFIHELQRRDERIREELLADMTSALSRKLGHM from the exons ATGGCCAATTCGTCTCTTCTGCTCTTTAACGG GTCTGTCAGCTCTTTGGGGCTGGGTGAGCCGCATTGTGGGGACCCTCCGAGGTACAACATGCAACAATATTCCCTCAGAATACATTCAGATAGTGCCGAACAGCAACAACATACACGACCTGTCTGCTACGTTTTGTCTATAGGAATCCAGAGCCTGTGTAAATGGCTGTCTCGAATTTGGAAGTTTATCAAAG CATTTTCCTCCAAATTCCATTGGATGCTTCCTATCATCAGATCCATCACAG GGTCTAGTGAAGGGAGTTTGGAGAATGAGAACATTAGACTGAACCTGTCCAGTCCCTTGAAAGCAGGCCTCAGACTAATCCTCGTGGGCCCTGCTGGTGGAGGACGCACATCAGTGGCAAACACTTTGTTGGGCTGCAGTGCAGAACAACCAGAGGAACATCTCATGGAGAGCACCAAAAGAAGGGCAATAGTGGACGGTAGAGAACTTACTGTGGTCGACACCCCGGATATACTGGGTGTATCGTTGGGGAGAATAACGAGAGCCAAAGAAGGCCTGAGGAGCGTTCAGCTTGTGGGCCCCGGTCCTCACGCCGTCCTGCTGGTGATGCAGGCGCCACGCTCCAGCAACGAAACCCACCAGGAGACTATGCAAGTGATCCAAGCAATACTGGACCTGTTTGGAGATGGCATCCGAGGCCACGTTATCCCAGTGCTCACCCATGCTGACCGCCTGGGTCGACGGCACACTTTTGAGCGGCTGCTGGATACGGATGTCGGCGGTGTGAAAAGACTGACGTCTCTATGCGGTCAGAGGCCTGAGCTGCTGGACACTAGGCCAGATCGGTCCCCGGAGGAGCAGAGCGTGACGCGCAGGCTGCTGGTGGGGCGGGTCCTAGAACTGAAGGGGCTCTGGGGACATTTTATCCATGAGCTGCAGAGGAGGGATGAAAGAATCAGAGAGGAGCTGCTTGCTGACATGACCTCTGCACTGAGCAGAAAACTGGGACACATGTAG
- the josd1 gene encoding josephin-1, with the protein MGSTPYPGGEWKGKSKGGLQELGCMPWKVSKQKCAGGVARAEERKCGDPPQDIPTFSCTLTTPQLPRASATRATIYHEKQWRELCALHALNNVFQDGSAFSRDTLQEIYQRLSPSTLVTPHKKGMLGNGNYDVNVIMAALQTRGFEAVWWDKRRDVGSIALSNVTGFILNVPSNLRWGPLQLPLKRQHWIGVREVAGVYYNLDSKLRGPQPIGSPDELRKFLRQQLRGKNCELLLVVSEEVEARQTWRSDS; encoded by the exons ATGGGCAGCACTCCGTATCCAGGTGGCGAGTGGAAGGGGAAGAGCAAGGGGGGTCTTCAGGAGCTGGGTTGCATGCCCTGGAAGGTCAGCAAGCAGAAATGCGCGGGCGGGGTCGCGAGAGCAGAGGAGCGCAAGTGCGGGGATCCGCCGCAGGATATTCCCACCTTCTcttgcacgctcaccacgccgCAGCTTCCCCGAGCCTCGGCCACGCGCGCGACGATTTACCACGAGAAGCAGTGGCGGGAGCTGTGCGCCCTGCACGCGCTCAATAACGTCTTTCAGGACGGGTCAGCCTTCAGCAGGGACACCTTGCAGGAGATCTACCAGAG gctTTCCCCCAGCACTCTGGTGACGCCTCACAAGAAGGGAATGCTGGGAAACGGGAACTACGACGTGAACGTCATCATGGCCGCCCTGCAGACACGAGGCTTTGAGGCCGTTTGGTGGGATAAAAGGAG GGACGTCGGCAGCATCGCGCTGTCCAACGTGACCGGCTTCATTCTCAACGTTCCGTCCAATTTGCGCTGGGGGCCTCTGCAGCTGCCGCTCAAACGCCAGCACTGGATCGGGGTCCGAGAGGTGGCGGGGGTCTACTACAACCTGGACTCCAAGCTGCGTGGTCCTCAACCCATCGGCAGTCCAGATGAGCTCAG GAAGTTCCTCCGCCAGCAGCTGCGAGGGAAGAACTGTGAACTTCTGTTGGTGGTGTCGGAGGAAGTGGAGGCGCGACAAACGTGGCGGTCAGACAGCTGA
- the cbx7b gene encoding LOW QUALITY PROTEIN: chromobox protein homolog 7 (The sequence of the model RefSeq protein was modified relative to this genomic sequence to represent the inferred CDS: inserted 1 base in 1 codon; deleted 1 base in 1 codon; substituted 1 base at 1 genomic stop codon): MELSAIGEQVFAVESILKKRVRKGNVEYLLKWKGWPPKYSTWEPEEHILDQRLVQAYEEKEQRDRSLGHRRKRSKAKRLLLQNTVYTMDLRSAHKTTDTPPRRLRFSLSRSLLPEEEEEEDEEDEEEDEEEDEEDEQEEDGSYVAWRRASRYNKRRPKRRCPNLRMASPAQDDWKSLGEEEEEEEDIVEEEVEEETEDRTDKSAGQKRAAKWSPAIGRDELTGAEMTDTAWRPVVGPAEVTVTDVTINALTVTFREARVAQGFFRVWGXGGMSGXGETWELILNSSSLLGQELKCGLAQNDLALNGKENKRT; the protein is encoded by the exons ATGGAGCTGTCAGCGATTGGCGAGCAAGTGTTCGCCGTGGAGTCCATCCTGAAGAAAAGAGTTCGGAAG GGGAACGTGGAGTACCTGTTGAAATGGAAAGGATGGCCTCCGAA gtacAGCACATGGGAACCTGAGGAACACATCCTGGACCAGCGTTTAGTCCAAGCCTATGAAGAGAA AGAGCAGAGAGACAGAAGTCTTGGTCACAGGAGGAAACGATCAAAAGCCAAAAGACTCCTGTTACAG AACACGGTGTATACCATGGACCTCCGTAGCGCTCACAAGACCACGGACACACCCCCGCGCCGTCTACGTTTCTCCCTGAGCCGTTCACTACTCccggaggaagaagaggaagaggacgaggaagatgaggaggaagacgaggaggaagatgaggaggacgAGCAAGAGGAGGAC GGCTCGTACGTTGCCTGGAGGAGAGCGTCCCGTTACAACAAGAGGAGGCCAAAGAGGAGATGCCCTAACTTGAGGATGGCGAGTCCCGCACAAGACGATTGGAAAAGCctgggagaggaagaggaggaggaagaggacattgtagaagaggaggtggaggaggagactGAGGATAGGACAGATAAGAGTGCAG GTCAGAAGAGGGCCGCCAAGTGGAGCCCCGCTATCGGCCGAGACGAGCTCACGGGGGCGGAGATGACCGACACCGCGTGGAGGCCCGTCGTCGGTCCGGCAGAGGTGACGGTCACCGACGTCACCATCAACGCTCTCACCGTGACGTTCCGAGAGGCGCGCGTGGCGCAAGGCTTCTTTCGAGTGTGGG CTGGAGGTATGAGTGGTTGAGGCGAGACTTGGGAATTAATCCTCAACTCTTCCTCCCTGCTTGGACAAGAGCTGAAATGTGGATTGGCTCAGAATGACCTTGCCCTCAATGGAAAGGAGAATAAACGCACGTAG